One Candidatus Nitrososphaera evergladensis SR1 genomic window carries:
- a CDS encoding urease accessory protein UreF — protein sequence MSTSSDIADLSMMQLADSFFPTGMYTTSNGLEALFYSGKKLKVSELFALVKIFIEHQMGPADCAALGNAYEYASKSDVQNVIRVDKILHSMKLVQEIRNASARSGTQMLRCTNFFVTENTVLNEYAAAIKSGHAFGPYPVALAVACNALSIPKRKAGLAMLYSFSVGMVGAALRLGMFQHFEGQKIIDELKPVIVRTVNENIGRPVEGMWQFAPQIDIVQMSHEKMASKMFIT from the coding sequence ATGAGCACTAGCAGTGACATTGCGGACCTGAGCATGATGCAGCTTGCCGACTCGTTCTTTCCAACTGGAATGTACACGACCTCAAACGGGCTTGAAGCGCTCTTTTACAGCGGCAAGAAACTCAAAGTGTCAGAACTTTTTGCTCTCGTCAAAATATTCATAGAGCACCAGATGGGCCCGGCAGACTGCGCGGCGCTTGGCAACGCCTACGAATATGCGTCTAAGTCAGACGTCCAAAATGTCATCCGGGTCGACAAGATCCTGCATTCGATGAAGCTGGTCCAGGAGATAAGAAACGCCTCGGCAAGGTCCGGGACCCAGATGCTTCGGTGCACAAACTTTTTCGTGACTGAAAACACGGTGCTCAACGAATACGCCGCGGCGATAAAGAGCGGCCATGCTTTTGGCCCGTACCCTGTCGCGCTGGCTGTTGCGTGCAACGCGCTGTCCATCCCAAAGAGGAAGGCAGGGCTTGCCATGCTGTACTCGTTTTCAGTAGGCATGGTGGGAGCGGCTCTTCGGCTTGGCATGTTCCAGCATTTCGAAGGCCAAAAGATTATCGACGAGCTCAAGCCCGTGATAGTCAGGACCGTAAACGAAAACATAGGCAGGCCAGTCGAGGGAATGTGGCAGTTTGCCCCGCAGATCGACATTGTGCAGATGTCGCACGAAAAGATGGCCTCTAAAATGTTTATTACTTGA
- a CDS encoding urease accessory protein UreE encodes MTTAMITATSILGNIYRDNSLKEKYRQIPGETVRISRLESQRVRMRKTSDKGTDIAITLPPGSRLRHGDVVLLTDDKKMMVVVELEPENVAVVQVKENTLHKDDLIEVPVRIGHTIGNLHRPIKLEDNKIYFPIQTDSELDMFRKLFGHMNEHLEIKSAKMVFEPEEGMDVHEH; translated from the coding sequence ATGACGACAGCGATGATTACTGCAACTTCCATTCTTGGCAACATTTACCGTGACAATTCGCTGAAGGAAAAATACCGCCAGATCCCCGGCGAGACAGTACGGATAAGCCGCCTAGAGTCCCAGAGGGTAAGGATGCGCAAAACTTCTGACAAGGGCACGGACATCGCAATCACCCTGCCGCCAGGGAGCAGGCTTCGGCACGGCGACGTGGTACTCTTGACAGACGACAAGAAGATGATGGTGGTAGTCGAGCTAGAGCCGGAAAATGTTGCAGTGGTGCAAGTCAAGGAAAATACCCTGCACAAAGACGACCTGATAGAGGTGCCCGTGAGGATAGGCCACACCATCGGAAACCTGCACAGGCCGATCAAGCTTGAGGACAACAAGATCTACTTTCCCATACAGACCGACAGCGAGCTTGACATGTTCCGCAAGCTTTTCGGGCACATGAACGAGCACCTGGAAATAAAGAGCGCCAAGATGGTGTTTGAGCCAGAGGAGGGAATGGACGTACATGAGCACTAG
- a CDS encoding TCP-1/cpn60 chaperonin family protein, whose translation MSAPNYGVWRPIAEHVEYNALESNSSAVMAVADCVRTTLGPKGLDKLLIDQAMNRHVSNDGVTILLSLKAIHPVARMIVEIAERQEQLVGDGTTTAVVMSAEMIKEGKRLIKELGVHPTKVVEGIESGVRHACHLLEEDAKAITINDLELEHVVTTSLSSKLDGARLAKMVITALRTVGENAKYNGEYDFGKAIMVLRKTSMEDQVVNGIVLERKRLDPEIPQEVRGARILITKMDLKPVKESWIKENKNYQEILLMENDRMAKSREMVDAMLKTGTNAVLIASPEVDQAVEDLLVAKGVFAARVSVEEIDHLTRYTGAKPVRVADDLKRQDILGRAERVYEDEDNSIIYIEGGAGKNMVTMVVSGTTKETSLERWRAAIDGVNAAEAALNTGIVPGGGAAELHIMDKVKNARLKGLEQVGLEVVASALESIMRQILTNAGFNGLERVMTAKTSPPGYGIDINSGEPVDMWKIGVVDPLMVKTMALKAAGEIAKSVLRIDRNLAAEDLSPQAMTETKR comes from the coding sequence ATGTCTGCACCTAATTATGGAGTCTGGCGTCCAATAGCAGAGCACGTAGAGTACAACGCTCTGGAGTCAAATTCAAGCGCGGTCATGGCAGTGGCCGACTGCGTGAGGACTACCCTGGGCCCAAAGGGCCTGGACAAACTGCTTATAGACCAGGCGATGAACAGGCACGTCTCAAACGACGGCGTCACAATTTTGCTGTCGCTCAAGGCCATCCACCCTGTTGCAAGGATGATAGTAGAGATAGCAGAGAGGCAGGAGCAGCTGGTCGGGGACGGGACGACCACGGCAGTGGTAATGTCTGCAGAGATGATAAAGGAAGGCAAGAGGCTGATAAAGGAACTTGGAGTCCACCCGACCAAGGTGGTGGAGGGCATTGAAAGCGGCGTCAGGCACGCCTGCCATCTCCTTGAGGAAGACGCCAAGGCAATAACCATCAACGACCTGGAACTGGAGCACGTCGTCACGACGTCGCTCTCTTCAAAACTGGACGGCGCCCGGCTTGCCAAGATGGTCATCACCGCCCTCCGTACAGTAGGCGAGAACGCCAAGTACAACGGCGAGTACGACTTTGGCAAGGCTATAATGGTGCTTCGCAAGACCAGCATGGAAGACCAGGTGGTCAATGGCATAGTGCTTGAGCGAAAGAGGCTTGACCCTGAGATCCCGCAGGAAGTAAGGGGCGCAAGGATACTGATCACAAAGATGGACCTAAAGCCCGTCAAGGAATCGTGGATAAAGGAGAACAAGAACTATCAGGAGATCCTGCTAATGGAAAACGACAGGATGGCCAAGTCCCGGGAAATGGTCGACGCAATGCTCAAGACCGGCACCAACGCAGTCCTGATCGCGTCGCCGGAGGTGGACCAGGCTGTCGAGGACCTGCTCGTGGCAAAAGGCGTCTTTGCCGCAAGGGTCTCTGTGGAAGAAATTGATCACCTGACAAGATACACCGGCGCCAAGCCCGTGAGGGTGGCTGACGACCTGAAAAGGCAGGACATCCTGGGCAGGGCCGAGCGGGTATACGAAGACGAGGACAACAGCATAATATACATCGAGGGCGGCGCCGGCAAGAACATGGTGACGATGGTTGTCTCTGGGACGACCAAGGAAACGTCGCTTGAGAGGTGGCGGGCGGCAATTGACGGCGTAAACGCAGCCGAAGCAGCCCTTAACACGGGCATAGTGCCAGGAGGAGGCGCCGCAGAACTACACATAATGGACAAGGTAAAAAACGCAAGGCTCAAGGGGCTTGAGCAGGTGGGCCTTGAAGTGGTGGCCTCCGCGCTTGAAAGCATAATGCGGCAGATACTTACCAACGCGGGTTTTAACGGCCTTGAAAGGGTCATGACTGCCAAGACATCTCCGCCCGGTTATGGAATCGACATCAATTCCGGAGAGCCGGTGGACATGTGGAAGATCGGGGTCGTAGACCCGCTCATGGTCAAGACGATGGCGCTAAAGGCCGCCGGCGAGATAGCCAAGTCGGTCCTGCGCATAGACAGGAACCTTGCAGCAGAAGACCTGAGCCCGCAGGCAATGACAGAAACAAAAAGGTGA
- the ureC gene encoding urease subunit alpha has product MVLKLTRKQYTDLFGPTTGDKVRIGDTDLVIQIEKDLITPGDECVFGGGKTLRDGLAQTSGVTNKNGALDFVITNAVILDPVLGIVKADIGIKDGKIAGVGKAGNPLTMDGVNPNMVVSACTEATAGEHTICTAGHFDTHIHMISPQQYIDGISGGICNMIGGGTGPADGTNATTCTPGVYNISRMMEAVEDTPMNWGFLGKGNDSHPTLATQLEQIDAGACGLKDHEDWGTTAAVLDASLRAADLTDTQVAIHTDSINECAYVEDTINAIDGRVVHTYHTEGAGGGHAPDIMKIAGEMFALPSSTNPTRPYTKNTVDEHLDMLMFCHHLNPAVAEDVAFADSRIRAETIAAEDVLHDEGVLSMYSSDSQAMGRIGEVVIRAWQTADKMKKMKGRLPQETGDNDNFRAKRYIAKTTINPAITHGVSDYLGSLEVGKYADIVMYPMAFFPAKPKMVLKGGFIAWSIMGDPNASLPTPEPVYYRPMFGAFGKAVHKTSYTFTSKRAMELGVPQKLGLEKVCLPVKNCRNISKKNMMWNDETPKITIDPETYEVKLDGKIATVGPADELSLAQRYFMA; this is encoded by the coding sequence ATGGTCCTGAAACTAACCCGCAAACAATACACCGACCTGTTCGGACCGACCACCGGCGACAAGGTGAGGATCGGAGACACGGATCTTGTGATACAGATAGAAAAAGACCTGATAACGCCTGGAGACGAGTGTGTCTTTGGCGGAGGCAAGACCCTTAGAGACGGCCTTGCCCAGACGTCCGGCGTTACAAATAAGAATGGCGCCCTGGACTTTGTCATAACAAACGCAGTCATTTTAGATCCAGTGCTTGGAATAGTAAAGGCCGACATCGGCATCAAAGACGGCAAGATAGCCGGCGTTGGAAAAGCCGGCAACCCGCTCACGATGGACGGGGTAAACCCGAACATGGTGGTGTCAGCCTGCACGGAAGCCACCGCAGGCGAGCACACAATATGCACAGCCGGCCACTTTGACACGCACATACACATGATCTCGCCACAGCAGTACATAGACGGCATAAGCGGCGGCATCTGCAACATGATAGGCGGAGGCACGGGCCCGGCAGACGGCACAAACGCGACAACGTGCACGCCCGGCGTGTACAACATAAGCAGGATGATGGAGGCAGTCGAGGACACCCCTATGAACTGGGGCTTTCTGGGCAAGGGAAACGATTCGCACCCGACGCTTGCGACCCAGCTTGAGCAGATCGATGCAGGCGCCTGCGGCCTAAAGGATCACGAGGACTGGGGCACCACTGCGGCAGTTCTGGATGCCTCGCTCAGGGCGGCAGACCTTACCGACACGCAGGTGGCAATCCACACCGACTCTATAAACGAGTGCGCGTACGTCGAAGACACCATCAACGCCATTGACGGCAGGGTGGTCCACACGTACCACACGGAGGGAGCCGGCGGAGGCCATGCGCCGGACATCATGAAAATAGCCGGAGAAATGTTTGCGCTGCCGTCGTCGACAAACCCCACAAGGCCGTACACCAAGAACACCGTGGACGAGCACCTGGACATGCTGATGTTCTGTCACCACCTGAACCCTGCAGTCGCCGAAGACGTCGCGTTTGCCGACTCTAGGATCAGGGCAGAAACCATCGCCGCAGAAGACGTCCTGCACGATGAAGGCGTGCTTTCCATGTATTCGTCAGACAGCCAGGCGATGGGGAGGATAGGGGAGGTCGTCATCCGCGCGTGGCAGACTGCAGACAAGATGAAAAAGATGAAAGGAAGACTACCGCAGGAGACCGGCGACAACGACAACTTTAGGGCAAAGAGGTACATCGCCAAGACCACCATAAACCCGGCCATAACGCACGGAGTCTCTGACTACCTTGGATCGCTTGAAGTGGGCAAGTACGCGGACATTGTGATGTATCCAATGGCATTCTTCCCTGCCAAGCCCAAGATGGTCCTGAAAGGCGGCTTTATCGCATGGTCGATAATGGGCGATCCCAATGCGTCGCTTCCGACCCCCGAGCCTGTGTACTACCGGCCGATGTTTGGCGCCTTTGGCAAGGCAGTCCACAAGACGAGCTACACCTTTACGTCAAAGAGGGCAATGGAGCTGGGCGTACCGCAAAAGCTGGGCCTGGAAAAGGTATGCCTGCCGGTCAAGAACTGCAGGAACATCAGCAAGAAGAACATGATGTGGAACGACGAGACGCCCAAGATAACCATAGACCCGGAGACGTACGAGGTCAAGCTGGACGGCAAGATCGCAACGGTGGGACCTGCCGACGAGCTGTCGCTGGCGCAGAGGTACTTTATGGCTTAA
- a CDS encoding urease subunit beta — protein MMPGEYILAPDPVMCNTNRKTVKITVKNKGDRPCQIGSHTHFFEVNRALDFPREKAFGYRLNIPAGTSIRFEPGDSKDVELCEIGGARVCYGFNGLTMGSLNSSMVMRAAVEKAQKQGFNGA, from the coding sequence ATGATGCCCGGTGAATACATTCTGGCTCCCGACCCGGTGATGTGCAACACAAACAGAAAGACGGTAAAAATCACCGTAAAGAACAAGGGGGACAGGCCATGCCAGATAGGTTCGCACACGCATTTCTTTGAAGTAAACAGGGCACTTGACTTCCCAAGGGAAAAGGCGTTTGGCTACAGGCTCAACATACCTGCTGGCACTTCGATAAGGTTTGAGCCGGGAGACAGCAAAGATGTAGAGCTGTGCGAGATAGGAGGAGCGCGAGTATGCTATGGATTCAACGGCCTGACTATGGGAAGCCTGAACTCCAGCATGGTCATGCGCGCAGCAGTCGAAAAAGCCCAGAAGCAGGGCTTTAACGGAGCATAA
- a CDS encoding urease subunit gamma, whose translation MMLAPREMEKMWIWTAAQIAEGRKKRGIKLNYPETVAYIANYVVEGAREGKTVAQLMQSARTILKKNDVMAGVPDMIHTVQVEATFPDGTKLVTVHDPVQ comes from the coding sequence ATGATGCTTGCACCAAGAGAGATGGAAAAGATGTGGATCTGGACGGCTGCCCAGATCGCTGAAGGAAGGAAAAAGCGAGGTATAAAACTGAATTATCCAGAGACAGTTGCTTATATAGCCAACTATGTCGTGGAGGGCGCAAGAGAAGGAAAAACCGTCGCACAGCTGATGCAGTCTGCCAGAACCATACTGAAGAAAAACGACGTGATGGCCGGCGTACCGGACATGATTCACACAGTCCAAGTGGAGGCAACTTTTCCGGACGGCACAAAGCTGGTCACCGTGCATGATCCAGTCCAATAA
- a CDS encoding urea transporter, which produces MAIPTFSTGNPGLDFFFTLFNGISEVPLFSSPITGILILGGVFLASRKAGGMMVLSGLIGAGVAILAGASYDLVTFGLFGYNSILTGMAFWSGPFVKANRATFFISVFGAAITAFTWMAFAHLMGDMFALNGTASSWAIPGFTSSFIFTTWAMMYATKRFGHDIWPAPAPQPKEELIRDSSNPNNTGENFRWTAKEFMIATLKGVSQVTFVENWKTGVFWVVGLTLAFELAPLISGVQDRPWFTNAYTSQWDPFSPLYLAGLMALLGSGIGAAMAILTKLPTAEVRMGLHGFNQVLVMIALTSFVPLTPQSFMMAVFATIGCSFLMPGLQRFFGQWGLPALTGPFVFTAWVFLLATSGFMHIPAGIGWSRP; this is translated from the coding sequence ATGGCTATCCCAACGTTCTCTACTGGGAATCCCGGACTGGATTTCTTCTTCACCCTCTTTAACGGGATCTCGGAAGTGCCGCTTTTCAGCTCTCCAATAACCGGCATACTGATTCTTGGAGGCGTGTTCCTGGCATCGCGCAAGGCAGGCGGGATGATGGTGCTGTCCGGCCTTATTGGCGCGGGCGTCGCAATATTGGCAGGCGCGTCATACGACCTTGTGACGTTTGGCCTGTTCGGCTACAACTCTATACTCACCGGCATGGCGTTCTGGTCGGGGCCGTTTGTCAAGGCCAACAGGGCCACCTTCTTCATCTCCGTCTTTGGCGCTGCCATCACCGCGTTTACGTGGATGGCTTTTGCGCACCTGATGGGAGACATGTTCGCACTGAACGGCACCGCCAGTTCCTGGGCAATACCCGGCTTTACGTCGTCGTTCATATTTACCACGTGGGCCATGATGTACGCTACAAAGAGGTTTGGCCACGACATATGGCCTGCTCCTGCTCCGCAGCCCAAGGAGGAGCTGATAAGGGATAGCAGCAACCCCAACAACACGGGCGAAAATTTCAGGTGGACTGCAAAGGAGTTTATGATAGCGACCCTCAAGGGCGTATCGCAGGTCACGTTTGTTGAAAACTGGAAGACCGGTGTATTCTGGGTAGTCGGCTTGACGCTTGCTTTCGAGCTTGCCCCCCTTATCAGCGGCGTGCAGGATAGGCCGTGGTTCACCAACGCCTACACGTCGCAGTGGGACCCGTTTTCGCCGCTGTACCTGGCAGGGCTGATGGCCCTTCTTGGTTCGGGCATCGGCGCGGCGATGGCCATACTGACAAAACTGCCTACCGCAGAGGTAAGAATGGGGCTGCACGGATTCAATCAGGTGCTGGTAATGATAGCGCTGACGAGCTTTGTCCCGCTGACGCCCCAGTCTTTCATGATGGCCGTGTTTGCAACAATAGGCTGTTCGTTTCTGATGCCCGGACTGCAGAGGTTCTTTGGCCAGTGGGGCCTGCCTGCGCTTACAGGCCCGTTCGTCTTTACGGCATGGGTCTTCCTTCTTGCGACTTCGGGGTTCATGCACATTCCCGCCGGGATAGGGTGGTCAAGGCCATGA
- a CDS encoding sodium:solute symporter family transporter — protein sequence MAVVLSEGLGYFILLGVGLVMALAVILLVRVETKWLGTKKTFEWFSTAGRSVKVGLIASSVVSAWTWAATLLQSSTVAYQFGISGPFWYAAGASIQVVLFAILATALKRNAPSSHTFPEIIYARFGKGSHKVFLFFALLTNTVVTAMLVLGGAAALSSLTGINISLAAFLIPVGVIIYTFSGGLKATFLAEYMNTVFLFIVVLVFVTAVYFLNPQIGGISGMFEKLSAAAALRPVDGNATGSYLTLASTGALIFGVINITGNFGTVFVDQAYWQRAIAAGPRSAFRGFLVGGLAWFAIPFTLATTLGLAAVAVNVQLSPEEISMGLVAPTAASHVLGELGAILILTILFTAVTSAGSAELVAASSLVTYDVYRTYLKPSASGRELMRISRYSIVAFGIGMGVLALALLQIGVSLQYVYLAMGVLIGSAVIPVTLVLWKKTNRVAATAGALAGLVCGVSVWIGTAYVLYGEISVQSTGHNIPLLAGNLSSISIGAAVALIGSTVRPGNFDLSLMKQKILVVDGKIKGLFEGENEEYLKKSLKFGYKVAIALTIVLVVAWPMPLYLSGYVFSETTYAVWVGIAVAWAATAAAVIIFLPLIEARVGITKALRIMGQKTNAIATQDIVAERSHKSANAAADETYYSKRILVPIDGSGQSLRALNYATNIYGINEAKIYLLYVIEWSEEEEGGDESVDEELTSKMEKEGRILLNSVIVPRRAGEYVRIVKMGDPASKIIEVAEKIGASMIVMGINGINSATEMGSVTRKVLKASSTPVVLMK from the coding sequence ATGGCCGTGGTCCTCTCTGAAGGCCTGGGGTACTTTATCCTTCTTGGGGTGGGACTGGTCATGGCGCTTGCAGTTATCCTGCTGGTGAGGGTGGAAACCAAGTGGCTGGGCACAAAGAAAACTTTTGAGTGGTTCTCGACGGCGGGAAGGTCCGTCAAGGTCGGGCTGATAGCGTCGTCGGTGGTGTCGGCATGGACGTGGGCGGCAACCCTCCTCCAGTCATCTACGGTGGCCTACCAGTTTGGAATCAGCGGGCCGTTCTGGTACGCGGCGGGGGCCAGCATACAGGTAGTCCTGTTTGCAATCCTTGCCACGGCGCTCAAGCGCAACGCTCCGTCGTCGCACACTTTTCCAGAGATAATCTACGCCCGGTTTGGCAAGGGCTCACACAAGGTGTTCCTCTTCTTTGCGCTATTGACCAACACGGTCGTCACCGCGATGCTTGTCCTGGGAGGCGCCGCGGCATTAAGCTCGCTGACCGGAATAAACATCTCACTTGCCGCCTTTCTCATCCCGGTTGGCGTGATAATCTACACGTTCTCCGGCGGGCTCAAGGCAACCTTTCTTGCAGAGTACATGAACACCGTCTTTCTCTTTATCGTGGTTCTGGTCTTTGTCACGGCCGTGTACTTTCTCAATCCACAGATAGGCGGGATTTCTGGCATGTTTGAAAAGCTGAGCGCCGCGGCGGCTCTTCGGCCCGTGGACGGAAACGCGACCGGCTCGTACCTGACGCTGGCGTCGACTGGAGCCCTGATATTTGGCGTGATAAACATAACGGGAAATTTCGGGACCGTTTTTGTGGACCAGGCGTACTGGCAGCGGGCCATAGCGGCAGGACCCCGCTCTGCGTTCAGGGGTTTTCTTGTGGGCGGCCTTGCATGGTTTGCAATACCGTTCACGCTTGCCACGACCCTTGGACTTGCGGCGGTCGCAGTCAACGTGCAGCTTTCGCCAGAAGAGATAAGCATGGGGCTGGTGGCTCCAACGGCCGCCTCGCACGTCCTTGGCGAACTGGGAGCGATACTCATACTCACGATACTGTTCACAGCCGTCACTTCGGCCGGCTCGGCAGAACTTGTCGCGGCCTCGTCGCTTGTCACCTACGACGTTTACCGGACCTACCTAAAGCCGTCGGCAAGCGGGAGGGAGCTGATGCGCATCTCGCGCTACTCGATAGTGGCCTTTGGCATAGGCATGGGAGTGCTGGCGCTGGCGCTCCTCCAGATCGGAGTGAGCCTCCAGTACGTCTACCTTGCAATGGGGGTCCTGATTGGCTCTGCCGTGATCCCAGTCACGCTTGTCCTGTGGAAAAAGACAAACCGAGTCGCCGCCACGGCCGGCGCTCTTGCCGGCCTTGTATGCGGCGTCAGCGTCTGGATAGGAACAGCGTACGTGCTCTATGGCGAAATATCGGTCCAGTCCACAGGACACAACATACCTCTTCTTGCAGGCAACCTCTCGTCCATATCCATTGGAGCGGCCGTCGCCCTCATAGGCAGTACTGTTCGGCCCGGCAACTTTGACCTGAGCCTCATGAAGCAAAAGATACTGGTTGTCGACGGCAAGATCAAGGGATTGTTTGAAGGCGAAAACGAGGAATATCTGAAAAAGTCCCTAAAGTTCGGCTACAAGGTTGCCATCGCCCTCACAATAGTTCTGGTCGTGGCCTGGCCGATGCCGCTTTACCTTTCCGGCTATGTCTTTTCTGAGACAACCTATGCTGTCTGGGTTGGAATTGCAGTCGCGTGGGCGGCGACTGCAGCGGCGGTTATCATATTTCTGCCCCTGATCGAGGCCAGAGTCGGGATCACCAAGGCCCTTCGCATCATGGGGCAAAAGACAAACGCAATCGCCACTCAGGACATCGTTGCGGAAAGGTCTCACAAGTCAGCAAACGCCGCTGCCGATGAAACATACTATTCCAAAAGAATCCTCGTGCCGATAGACGGGTCTGGGCAGTCGCTGCGCGCCCTCAACTATGCAACGAACATCTATGGCATAAACGAGGCCAAGATATACCTGCTCTACGTGATCGAGTGGTCAGAAGAGGAAGAAGGCGGTGACGAATCTGTCGATGAGGAGCTGACCTCCAAGATGGAAAAGGAGGGAAGGATCCTGCTCAACAGCGTGATAGTCCCGCGCAGGGCGGGGGAATACGTGAGGATTGTAAAGATGGGGGACCCTGCCTCCAAGATAATTGAAGTTGCGGAAAAAATCGGGGCAAGCATGATAGTGATGGGGATTAACGGAATAAACAGCGCAACCGAGATGGGAAGCGTGACTCGGAAGGTGCTAAAGGCCTCGTCAACGCCCGTGGTGTTGATGAAATGA
- a CDS encoding Lrp/AsnC family transcriptional regulator, which translates to MMPDDTDELILSALSRNAKQDPLEIWDFLKGHGHDVPIEEIESRITKLEDEGVITGYTISVDTRKLRRRVIRVVLATFKTSQHLPKRLEGLKKYVADAPFVLFSGRTRGGYDWICVQAFPSEEMADEESDIYRNLFGDIIQSYQVYDFMPVKDPSFHSLAYTSKEYKKFLDEWIPPFLPR; encoded by the coding sequence ATGATGCCGGACGACACTGACGAACTTATCCTCTCGGCGCTGAGCAGAAATGCAAAGCAAGACCCCCTGGAGATCTGGGACTTTTTGAAAGGGCACGGCCACGACGTCCCGATCGAGGAAATCGAGTCAAGGATAACCAAGCTTGAAGATGAAGGCGTCATAACCGGCTACACGATATCGGTAGACACCAGGAAGCTCAGGCGCAGGGTCATCAGGGTCGTGCTTGCAACATTCAAGACTTCGCAGCACCTTCCAAAAAGACTCGAAGGGCTGAAAAAGTACGTGGCCGACGCGCCCTTTGTGCTGTTCTCCGGGCGCACGAGGGGAGGATACGACTGGATATGCGTCCAGGCTTTTCCGTCAGAGGAGATGGCCGACGAAGAAAGCGACATTTACAGGAACCTTTTTGGCGACATCATACAGTCCTACCAGGTGTACGATTTTATGCCCGTGAAAGACCCGTCCTTCCACTCGCTTGCGTACACAAGCAAGGAATACAAAAAGTTCCTTGACGAATGGATACCGCCGTTTCTGCCCAGATAA
- a CDS encoding ParB/RepB/Spo0J family partition protein: MEFIDSSVVEQIEMKMIRPSQFAIRDTFQKDDPDFETLVNSIREHGLLQPILIRPLTAGFEIVAGHRRYHACKNLRWRFISAKIRELTDKQSYEIQLTENVQRKSMDPLEEAEAFRRYIVDFGWGGVTELAKKIGKSEEYVSHHMQLLRLPDEIKEKIANRSINVSQAIEIAQISSEKQSMIVEHIMNNDLTVRQIRELKNALNQESQDELVVAAKARAPVIARKTYLTLKIALNRIDNLINEVHSTVEPDQRAEIINFLMGIRLKIHSLIDDSIRFKNSSAKQHRN; the protein is encoded by the coding sequence ATGGAATTTATCGATTCGAGTGTTGTCGAGCAAATTGAGATGAAGATGATCCGGCCGTCGCAGTTTGCAATCCGTGACACATTTCAGAAAGATGATCCAGATTTCGAGACGCTGGTCAACAGCATCCGCGAGCACGGGCTTTTGCAGCCAATACTCATCAGGCCGCTTACCGCCGGCTTTGAAATCGTGGCAGGCCACAGGAGGTATCACGCCTGCAAGAACCTCCGGTGGCGGTTCATTTCGGCAAAAATAAGGGAGCTGACCGACAAGCAGTCGTACGAAATCCAGCTCACCGAAAACGTCCAGAGAAAATCGATGGACCCGCTGGAAGAGGCCGAAGCGTTCCGGAGGTACATCGTGGATTTTGGATGGGGCGGGGTGACAGAGCTTGCAAAAAAGATAGGCAAGAGCGAAGAGTACGTCTCCCACCACATGCAGCTGCTGAGGCTCCCTGACGAGATCAAGGAAAAGATAGCAAACAGGTCCATCAACGTGAGCCAGGCAATCGAGATAGCCCAGATCTCTAGCGAAAAACAGTCCATGATAGTGGAGCACATCATGAACAACGACCTGACGGTAAGGCAGATCCGCGAGCTAAAGAACGCGCTAAATCAGGAAAGCCAGGACGAGCTTGTCGTCGCCGCAAAGGCCAGGGCGCCGGTCATTGCCAGAAAGACGTACCTGACACTAAAGATCGCGTTGAACAGAATAGACAACCTCATAAACGAGGTGCACAGCACCGTCGAGCCGGACCAGCGAGCCGAAATCATCAACTTTTTGATGGGAATCAGGCTCAAGATTCATTCGCTGATAGATGACAGCATACGCTTCAAGAACAGCAGCGCAAAACAGCACCGAAACTAG
- a CDS encoding universal stress protein, with translation MTGSEVSVKKILVPVDGSPVSNKAAQYAMHLAKMEGAKLVIMHVVENVKQGGAIGLQARYGNVRLVEGFQRARIKSAEEWMSKIMDNAAGQGISAKTEILSDDGTHEVGVITEYAKKNGADLIVMGSRGQSTFKKLLVGSVTNAVINHSPCPVLVVR, from the coding sequence ATGACCGGCTCGGAGGTCTCGGTGAAAAAGATTCTTGTTCCCGTTGACGGGTCGCCTGTTTCTAACAAAGCGGCGCAGTACGCAATGCACCTGGCCAAGATGGAAGGCGCCAAGCTGGTCATAATGCACGTCGTTGAAAACGTCAAGCAGGGGGGCGCCATAGGACTCCAGGCCCGGTACGGAAACGTCCGGCTCGTCGAGGGTTTTCAAAGAGCCAGAATAAAGTCCGCCGAAGAATGGATGTCCAAGATAATGGACAATGCCGCCGGCCAAGGCATCAGCGCCAAGACTGAAATACTGTCTGACGACGGCACCCACGAAGTGGGCGTGATAACAGAATATGCCAAGAAAAATGGCGCGGATCTCATCGTCATGGGCTCAAGGGGCCAGTCCACGTTCAAGAAACTTTTGGTTGGGAGCGTCACTAACGCCGTGATAAACCATTCGCCGTGCCCTGTCCTTGTCGTGCGCTAG